A genomic segment from Pseudanabaena sp. FACHB-2040 encodes:
- a CDS encoding serpin family protein, with translation MALKWLGWLTLAALVTVNFWGCARVPGQVGSGAVPDSDARETPAVDLTAPVDPKLVEAQNRFGFELLSQLQQETPQENRVLSPLSVSMALSMAQAGAAGTTLDAMKLTLNLQGMEVTAVNDAIATQIAILEAADPDTQLELANSLWAKAGGIDLKPDFVDIAKSAYRAEVQVLDFSQPSALQTINSWVERATAGKIPGILDEIIQSDVLFLLNAVYFKGAWQSPFDPSQTREEPFYQADGSTTNRPLMSQFGDFSYTEAENFQAVNLPYGNGRLSMVVVLPKTEAALAELQTQLTADTWQQWRSEFRQRPGNLKLPRFQMEYGVGLNEPLKDLGLGIAFDPDQANFSNLSDASTFISEVKHKTFIEVNEAGTEAAGATSIGISVTSAPIQQPLPFVMTVNRPFFLAIQDQVSGSILFMGWVMDPTS, from the coding sequence ATGGCACTCAAATGGCTGGGCTGGCTCACCCTAGCGGCCCTGGTTACAGTGAATTTTTGGGGCTGTGCCCGTGTTCCAGGACAGGTTGGTTCTGGCGCAGTTCCCGACTCTGATGCTCGAGAAACCCCGGCAGTGGATTTAACTGCCCCAGTTGACCCCAAACTGGTTGAGGCCCAAAACCGCTTTGGCTTTGAGCTGCTCTCCCAGCTGCAGCAAGAGACTCCACAAGAAAACCGGGTGCTGTCTCCCCTGAGTGTGTCTATGGCTCTGTCTATGGCTCAGGCGGGAGCGGCTGGCACAACGCTGGACGCGATGAAGCTAACGCTCAACCTGCAGGGCATGGAGGTGACGGCGGTCAATGATGCGATCGCAACCCAAATTGCCATTCTAGAAGCGGCTGACCCCGATACCCAGCTAGAGCTAGCCAACTCCCTTTGGGCCAAAGCTGGCGGTATCGACCTCAAGCCAGACTTTGTAGACATTGCTAAGTCTGCCTACCGAGCGGAGGTGCAGGTGCTGGATTTCAGCCAGCCCTCAGCCCTGCAGACGATCAACAGCTGGGTCGAGCGCGCCACAGCGGGTAAAATTCCCGGTATTCTCGATGAGATCATCCAAAGCGATGTGCTGTTTTTGCTCAACGCCGTTTATTTCAAAGGGGCCTGGCAGTCTCCCTTTGATCCTAGCCAGACCCGTGAGGAGCCTTTTTACCAGGCCGATGGCAGCACTACCAATCGACCCTTAATGTCCCAGTTCGGCGACTTTTCCTATACCGAAGCCGAGAACTTTCAGGCCGTTAACCTGCCCTATGGCAATGGCCGCCTCAGCATGGTAGTGGTGCTGCCCAAAACAGAGGCGGCCTTAGCAGAGCTGCAAACTCAGCTTACAGCCGATACCTGGCAGCAGTGGCGCAGTGAATTTCGCCAGCGCCCCGGTAACCTGAAGCTGCCCCGGTTTCAAATGGAGTACGGCGTGGGCCTAAATGAGCCGCTGAAAGACCTGGGATTGGGCATTGCCTTTGACCCCGATCAGGCCAATTTTAGTAACCTCAGCGACGCATCAACCTTTATCAGTGAGGTCAAACACAAGACTTTCATTGAGGTGAATGAGGCTGGCACTGAGGCGGCTGGAGCCACATCTATCGGCATCAGCGTGACTTCAGCTCCAATTCAGCAGCCCTTGCCCTTTGTAATGACGGTTAATCGGCCCTTCTTCCTAGCAATTCAAGATCAGGTTAGCGGTTCGATTTTGTTTATGGGCTGGGTAATGGATCCGACATCATAA
- the cutA gene encoding divalent-cation tolerance protein CutA, whose protein sequence is MSTFGVVLVTASSREEALRLADHLVNESLAACVSFFPMHSVYSWQGTIHHDDEWQMVIKTNLDYFNLLAARVKELHSYEVPEVIALPITQGSKPYLDWLAEQTTFK, encoded by the coding sequence ATGTCAACTTTTGGAGTGGTTCTCGTCACCGCTAGCTCCCGCGAGGAGGCTCTGCGCTTGGCCGACCACTTGGTAAATGAGTCTTTAGCTGCGTGCGTCAGCTTCTTTCCTATGCACTCGGTCTACTCCTGGCAGGGCACAATCCATCACGATGATGAGTGGCAGATGGTGATTAAGACCAACCTAGACTATTTCAACCTGCTCGCAGCCCGAGTTAAAGAACTTCATTCCTATGAGGTGCCAGAGGTGATTGCCTTGCCCATTACCCAGGGATCAAAACCCTACTTAGATTGGCTAGCCGAGCAAACAACATTCAAGTAG
- a CDS encoding CAAD domain-containing protein, whose protein sequence is METEFQSEPMLLEPDGSVTTPEATAQSEATALLESSDPYLGGGNSQQVQRVLDKVSELLGDLPEYVTDFFREYQRPIITVGLIFASIISVKLVLAILGAINEIPLLSPTFELIGLTYSGWFVYRYLLRASNRQELVEDINTLKAQVLGKSA, encoded by the coding sequence ATGGAAACAGAATTTCAGTCGGAACCCATGCTGCTTGAACCGGACGGCTCGGTTACTACACCTGAAGCGACTGCACAGTCTGAAGCGACTGCACTGTTAGAGTCCTCAGATCCATATCTGGGTGGTGGCAATTCTCAACAGGTGCAGCGGGTTTTGGACAAGGTTTCAGAACTGCTAGGTGACCTGCCCGAGTACGTAACGGACTTCTTCAGGGAATACCAGCGCCCGATTATCACAGTAGGCCTTATTTTTGCCAGCATCATTTCAGTCAAACTGGTGCTTGCAATCCTAGGGGCTATCAATGAGATTCCGCTCTTGTCTCCCACCTTTGAGCTGATTGGCTTGACCTACAGCGGCTGGTTTGTTTATCGCTATCTGCTGCGAGCCTCAAACCGTCAGGAACTGGTCGAAGATATCAATACCTTAAAAGCTCAGGTGCTGGGCAAAAGTGCTTAG
- a CDS encoding SDR family oxidoreductase, which yields MAAEQRVALVTGANRGIGFETTRQLAKQGIKVVLGSRDPKKGEAAAEKLRQEGLDVVAHQLSVTDSGGIKILAELLESEFGRVDILVNNAGILPDAHDGSILSIDVGPIREAMETNAYAPILLAQSFVPLMKQQGYGRIVNVSSGMGQLSDMGGGHTAYRLSKVSLNAITRILANELEGTNIKVNSVCPGWVKTDMGGTGATRSPEQGADTVVWLATLPDDAPSGLFWRDRSPIPW from the coding sequence ATGGCGGCAGAACAGCGAGTCGCTTTGGTAACGGGAGCCAATCGTGGCATTGGTTTTGAGACAACTCGGCAGCTAGCCAAACAGGGGATCAAGGTAGTTCTGGGCAGCCGCGACCCCAAAAAAGGTGAGGCGGCAGCAGAAAAGCTCCGGCAGGAGGGGCTAGATGTCGTGGCCCATCAGCTGAGTGTGACAGATTCAGGCGGCATCAAAATTCTGGCGGAGCTGCTGGAGTCTGAGTTCGGTCGGGTAGACATTCTGGTAAACAACGCCGGAATTTTGCCCGATGCTCACGACGGCAGCATTCTCAGTATCGATGTGGGGCCGATTCGAGAGGCAATGGAGACTAATGCCTATGCCCCTATCCTGCTGGCTCAGTCATTTGTGCCGCTGATGAAGCAACAGGGCTATGGCCGCATTGTCAATGTGTCTTCGGGCATGGGGCAGCTGAGCGACATGGGCGGCGGCCACACTGCATACCGGCTGTCTAAAGTTTCTCTGAACGCTATCACCCGAATTTTGGCCAACGAGCTAGAGGGCACCAACATTAAGGTAAATAGTGTCTGTCCAGGTTGGGTTAAGACGGATATGGGAGGCACAGGGGCAACGCGCAGTCCAGAACAGGGAGCCGACACAGTTGTGTGGCTGGCAACCCTGCCGGATGATGCTCCGTCGGGGCTATTTTGGCGCGATCGCAGCCCCATTCCCTGGTAG
- a CDS encoding gas vesicle protein GvpG, which yields MLNLLLLPVTGPLSGVTWVAEKLLEQAEGETNDLEVLQKQLLALQLAFDMGELDEDLFEAQEEELLLAIEDLQIQASEEA from the coding sequence ATGTTGAATCTTCTACTGCTGCCTGTGACCGGCCCCCTTAGCGGCGTTACCTGGGTTGCTGAAAAGCTGCTTGAGCAGGCCGAGGGCGAGACAAACGACCTAGAGGTGCTCCAAAAGCAGTTGCTGGCTCTACAGCTAGCCTTTGACATGGGCGAACTCGATGAAGATCTTTTTGAAGCCCAGGAAGAGGAGCTGCTGCTGGCGATTGAGGATCTGCAAATTCAGGCCAGTGAGGAAGCCTAG
- a CDS encoding gas vesicle protein K, with product MTSKNPAGNSAFERLPDVAIQPKKGADAGLAPLLLTVIELLRQLMEAQVIRRMEAGYLSDEELDRAAESIRKLEEQVLNLCEVFDVDPADLNLDLGEVGTLLPKEGGYYPGGNSQKPTILELLDRLLSTGVVVEGDVDLGLAQLNLIHAKLRLVLTSKPI from the coding sequence ATGACCTCCAAGAATCCTGCTGGAAATTCTGCTTTTGAACGCCTCCCTGACGTGGCGATTCAGCCTAAGAAAGGAGCGGATGCGGGCCTAGCTCCGTTGCTGCTAACGGTGATTGAGCTGTTGCGTCAACTCATGGAAGCTCAGGTGATTCGCCGTATGGAGGCGGGCTACCTCAGTGATGAGGAGCTAGATCGAGCAGCTGAGAGTATTCGCAAGCTTGAAGAGCAGGTGCTTAACCTCTGTGAAGTTTTTGACGTGGATCCAGCAGATTTGAATCTCGACTTGGGAGAAGTGGGTACGCTGCTGCCTAAGGAAGGGGGCTACTACCCCGGTGGAAACTCCCAAAAACCCACGATTTTAGAGCTGCTGGATCGACTCCTGAGCACTGGGGTAGTGGTCGAGGGAGATGTCGATTTGGGGCTGGCGCAGCTGAATTTGATTCATGCCAAGCTGCGGCTAGTGCTGACCTCTAAACCGATCTAA
- a CDS encoding GvpL/GvpF family gas vesicle protein, which produces MADRYYLYGIFPAPGPSELEVEGLDKQQVRSHPLEGFTFLYSETGQERYLASRKNLLGHEKVLEEAMQHGHRTLLPLQFGLIIEGWEQVVQQLVEPHGSGLNRLFERLEGRREVSVKVLWDQAAELEMLMQENASLRQERDALEGKQLSMDQIISIGQDIEQAMNARKQGIITAFRAALNSLAVEAVENDPMMDSMIYNAAYLIDWEDEPSFSQAIEALDAQFEERLRIRYNNFTAPYNFAQLDRLD; this is translated from the coding sequence ATGGCAGATCGCTACTACCTATACGGTATTTTTCCGGCTCCTGGCCCTAGTGAGCTTGAGGTTGAGGGACTAGATAAACAGCAAGTGCGATCGCACCCGCTAGAGGGATTCACGTTTCTCTATTCAGAAACCGGGCAGGAGCGCTACCTAGCTAGCCGCAAGAACTTGCTGGGTCACGAGAAAGTTTTAGAAGAAGCGATGCAGCACGGCCACCGCACGCTGCTGCCGCTGCAGTTTGGGCTAATCATTGAGGGCTGGGAGCAGGTTGTGCAGCAGCTCGTAGAACCCCACGGATCAGGACTCAACCGGCTGTTTGAGCGATTAGAGGGGCGGCGAGAGGTCAGCGTTAAAGTGCTGTGGGACCAGGCAGCCGAGCTAGAGATGCTGATGCAGGAAAATGCCTCACTCCGGCAGGAGCGCGATGCCTTAGAAGGCAAGCAGCTCAGTATGGATCAGATAATCAGCATTGGCCAAGATATCGAGCAGGCAATGAATGCTCGCAAACAGGGAATTATCACCGCCTTTAGAGCAGCCTTGAACTCGCTAGCCGTCGAAGCCGTGGAAAACGACCCGATGATGGATTCAATGATTTACAACGCAGCCTACCTAATTGACTGGGAGGACGAACCCTCCTTCAGCCAAGCCATTGAAGCCCTAGATGCTCAATTCGAGGAGCGGCTGCGGATTCGCTACAACAATTTCACGGCTCCCTACAACTTCGCACAGCTTGATCGGCTGGATTAA
- a CDS encoding pentapeptide repeat-containing protein — translation MPLATVRWPQQTPAGNRRAMHINYFLELYESGYREFAGIHLSGADLKNRILVDVNLTGANLTGADLKRTFLTKANLKGAKLNWADFSFTKMSESSLAQADLTKANLRGSFLVRSDLAGARLSGSNLSHANLSRANLAGANLCGANLCGANLRGANLSGANLAWAHLSGARLSGAELDETRLDAANLEGAWLNGVDLHGMDLSGVNLKDAKLNGSNLDNTNLSAANLTQATLRGVSLVGANLSSSDLTGAILWNARLNGADLTRADLTRANLGDASLEGAVVEGTEFTDAVLPKAARAYLLEAVRGTTRWTHRESRDTLKNSEFIDRLNF, via the coding sequence GTGCCCCTTGCTACTGTTCGATGGCCGCAGCAAACACCGGCCGGTAACCGCCGTGCTATGCACATCAATTATTTTCTAGAGCTATACGAGTCTGGATACCGGGAATTTGCCGGGATTCATTTGAGTGGTGCCGATCTCAAGAACAGAATTTTGGTCGACGTCAACTTGACGGGGGCGAATCTAACCGGAGCCGACCTCAAGCGCACCTTTTTGACCAAAGCCAACCTAAAAGGAGCCAAGCTCAACTGGGCCGATTTTAGCTTTACCAAAATGAGCGAGAGCAGCCTAGCCCAGGCTGACTTGACCAAAGCCAATCTACGAGGTTCCTTCTTGGTCAGATCCGACCTGGCAGGGGCGCGGCTGAGCGGCAGCAATCTCAGCCATGCCAACCTGAGTCGGGCCAACCTAGCTGGGGCCAATTTGTGTGGGGCCAATTTGTGTGGGGCTAACCTGCGGGGCGCTAACCTCAGTGGAGCCAACTTGGCCTGGGCTCACCTCAGCGGTGCCCGCCTCAGCGGCGCAGAACTCGATGAAACTCGCCTTGATGCAGCCAATCTTGAGGGAGCCTGGCTCAACGGAGTCGATCTGCACGGCATGGACCTCAGTGGCGTTAACCTGAAGGATGCCAAGCTCAACGGCTCAAACCTAGACAATACCAATCTGAGTGCCGCTAACCTAACCCAGGCAACCCTACGAGGTGTCAGCCTTGTTGGAGCCAACCTCAGCAGCTCTGACCTGACGGGAGCCATTCTATGGAATGCCCGACTAAATGGAGCCGACTTAACTCGGGCCGACCTGACCCGGGCCAATTTAGGCGACGCTTCCTTAGAAGGAGCCGTGGTCGAAGGCACTGAGTTTACCGATGCTGTTTTGCCTAAGGCTGCCAGAGCTTACCTGCTGGAAGCTGTACGCGGCACCACCCGATGGACTCACCGAGAGTCGCGCGACACGCTGAAAAACTCAGAATTTATTGATCGCCTCAATTTTTGA
- a CDS encoding lipase family protein, translated as MAEVDNAIALTCARLCQEVYKDFSGIKFEALPDTDTTLIQSEDSGFTDTQVAFLHKEGSEQIFVVFRGSDRSVDWMNNFQIRQQVYPYGDGNSDVKFHCGFMTAYFAVRDRLLPAIEKIPQPKIVITGHSLGGALATIAALDIQYNITSKNNQAIEVYTFGAPRVGNQALAESYNQRVPDSFRYVFGWDIVTRTPRSWQGYTHVEKEVVLGSRWTWRVLSRRFSDHAIDNYISALAEETKGQEAGLK; from the coding sequence ATGGCTGAAGTTGATAATGCGATCGCATTGACCTGTGCCCGCCTCTGCCAGGAGGTCTATAAGGACTTTTCGGGTATCAAGTTTGAAGCCCTGCCCGACACCGACACCACCCTAATTCAGAGTGAAGATTCTGGCTTTACCGACACTCAGGTAGCGTTTCTTCACAAAGAAGGGTCGGAGCAGATATTCGTTGTCTTTCGAGGCAGCGACAGATCGGTTGACTGGATGAACAACTTTCAGATCCGCCAGCAGGTTTACCCCTATGGCGACGGCAACAGTGACGTTAAATTTCATTGCGGGTTTATGACGGCTTATTTTGCCGTGCGAGATCGGCTGCTGCCTGCGATCGAAAAAATTCCCCAGCCCAAAATTGTGATTACCGGCCACAGCCTTGGTGGTGCTCTGGCTACTATTGCGGCTCTAGATATTCAGTACAACATCACCAGCAAGAATAACCAGGCCATTGAGGTCTATACCTTTGGTGCACCTCGTGTGGGCAACCAGGCCCTAGCTGAGTCCTACAATCAACGGGTACCCGACAGCTTCCGCTACGTCTTTGGCTGGGACATTGTAACCCGCACTCCCCGTTCTTGGCAGGGCTATACCCATGTAGAAAAAGAGGTCGTGCTGGGGTCTCGCTGGACCTGGAGGGTTCTTAGCCGCCGCTTTAGTGACCATGCCATCGACAACTACATCTCGGCCCTAGCGGAAGAAACTAAGGGCCAGGAAGCCGGTTTGAAATAA
- the selD gene encoding selenide, water dikinase SelD has translation MQATQPITTDVVLVGGGHTHAIVLRKLGMVALPGVRLTLITNLADTPYSGMLPCHIAGVYGFDESHIDLRPLTRFARCRLFMDRAIGLDLEKQQVICANHPPVRYDVLSLDTGSTPGTVAVPGAAEYTIPAKPVPELLRQWDQILAAVRQAPDQPLTLGVVGAGVGGVELTLNLQERLRNLLTELGRSLDQVTIHVFHRGDTIATGRNGLTRRRLQQIFRERGIQLHLSETVVAVEPSADGSTQQVICESGRRVKCDRIFWVTSAAAPAWLQDSGLSLDDEGFVEVRDTLQSCSHGNVFAAGDVATMVNHPRPKAGVFAVRQGPPLFKNLVRYLQGQPLQPFRPQRRFLNIIDIGGGSAIASRGPFTVESPLARQWKDRIDRKFMRLFTDFPDMANPRELSLAESAPPTPAMFCAGCGSKVGSGALRRALRRVTAELPPVAGTSMGEILLGLEAPDDAAVVTVPTGKVMLHTVDYFRAMLDDPFVFAQICVNHCLSDLYAMGAEPQSALALAVVPYASEALQEETLYQLLAGVQKALGAAAAPLVGGHTTEGAELALGFACNGLADPAQLLRKGGMQLGDHLILTKPLGTGTLFAADMRQQAKGRWIEGAVAQMLHSNREAAYCFQAHGATACTDVTGFGLLGHLLEMVQAAQVSVELDLSQLPVLAGARETLALGIVSSLQTQNEAAAIAIDNREPFTSRPDYPLLFDPQTAGGLIASVPADQAAACLEALQIKGYRESTVIGEVIPLKNSAQPIKISKW, from the coding sequence ATGCAGGCGACCCAACCGATAACAACCGACGTGGTGCTGGTTGGGGGCGGACATACCCATGCAATTGTGTTGCGCAAACTGGGTATGGTAGCTCTGCCAGGGGTGCGGCTGACGCTGATTACTAACCTGGCAGATACTCCCTATTCTGGGATGCTGCCCTGCCACATTGCCGGCGTGTATGGCTTTGATGAGTCTCATATTGACCTGCGGCCGCTGACTCGCTTTGCTCGCTGTCGCCTGTTTATGGATCGAGCCATTGGGCTAGATCTGGAAAAGCAGCAGGTGATTTGTGCTAACCATCCGCCAGTCAGGTACGATGTGCTGTCGCTTGATACGGGCAGCACACCAGGGACGGTAGCGGTGCCGGGAGCGGCAGAATACACCATTCCAGCCAAGCCGGTGCCGGAACTGCTGCGCCAGTGGGATCAGATTTTGGCAGCGGTGCGGCAAGCGCCAGACCAACCTTTGACCCTAGGCGTGGTGGGAGCGGGGGTAGGCGGGGTGGAGCTGACGCTGAACCTGCAGGAGCGGCTGCGAAACCTGCTGACTGAACTGGGCCGCTCGCTAGATCAGGTAACAATTCACGTTTTTCATCGGGGGGACACGATTGCTACCGGGCGCAACGGCTTAACCCGGCGGCGGCTGCAGCAGATTTTTCGAGAGCGGGGCATTCAGCTACATCTGAGCGAGACAGTAGTGGCGGTAGAGCCGTCAGCTGACGGCTCCACTCAGCAGGTGATCTGTGAGTCGGGGCGGCGAGTGAAGTGCGATCGCATCTTCTGGGTGACCAGCGCCGCTGCCCCAGCCTGGCTGCAGGACAGCGGCCTCTCTCTAGACGATGAAGGCTTTGTTGAGGTGCGTGATACGCTGCAGAGCTGCTCCCACGGCAATGTGTTTGCGGCCGGGGATGTGGCGACAATGGTCAATCACCCTCGGCCCAAGGCCGGAGTCTTTGCGGTGCGCCAAGGACCACCGCTATTCAAAAATCTGGTGCGCTACCTGCAGGGGCAGCCGCTCCAGCCTTTTCGGCCCCAGCGACGGTTTCTCAACATTATTGATATTGGCGGCGGCAGTGCGATCGCATCAAGAGGCCCTTTTACTGTTGAATCTCCCCTCGCTCGTCAGTGGAAAGACCGGATCGACCGCAAATTCATGCGGCTCTTTACTGACTTTCCTGACATGGCAAATCCCAGGGAGCTATCTCTGGCTGAGTCAGCGCCGCCCACCCCAGCGATGTTTTGTGCCGGATGCGGTTCCAAAGTGGGCAGCGGGGCCTTGAGACGGGCGCTACGCCGGGTGACGGCAGAGCTTCCCCCCGTTGCCGGCACCTCCATGGGCGAGATTCTTTTGGGGCTAGAGGCTCCAGACGATGCAGCGGTGGTGACTGTACCCACCGGAAAGGTCATGCTGCATACGGTGGACTACTTTCGGGCCATGCTGGATGATCCCTTTGTCTTTGCCCAGATTTGTGTCAACCACTGCCTTAGCGACCTCTATGCGATGGGAGCTGAGCCCCAGAGTGCTCTAGCGCTGGCGGTTGTGCCCTACGCCAGCGAAGCCCTGCAGGAGGAGACGCTGTACCAGCTGCTCGCTGGGGTGCAAAAGGCGCTAGGGGCAGCGGCAGCTCCCTTAGTCGGTGGTCACACGACCGAAGGGGCAGAACTGGCTTTGGGATTTGCCTGCAATGGGCTGGCGGATCCGGCTCAACTGCTGCGCAAGGGCGGGATGCAGCTGGGGGATCACCTCATTCTGACTAAGCCGTTGGGGACGGGCACTCTGTTTGCCGCCGATATGCGTCAGCAGGCCAAAGGCCGGTGGATTGAAGGGGCAGTCGCTCAGATGCTGCACTCTAACCGAGAGGCGGCCTACTGCTTCCAGGCGCATGGGGCAACAGCCTGCACCGACGTGACAGGATTTGGTCTGCTGGGGCACCTCTTGGAGATGGTGCAGGCGGCTCAGGTCAGCGTGGAGCTTGATCTAAGCCAGTTGCCAGTGCTAGCAGGTGCCAGAGAAACCCTAGCTCTGGGAATTGTCAGCTCTTTGCAGACCCAAAACGAAGCAGCTGCGATCGCAATTGACAATAGAGAACCCTTTACATCCCGTCCCGATTACCCGCTCTTGTTCGACCCGCAGACGGCTGGAGGGCTAATTGCTTCGGTCCCAGCAGATCAAGCGGCTGCCTGCCTAGAAGCGCTGCAAATTAAGGGCTATAGGGAGAGCACCGTAATCGGTGAGGTCATACCGCTCAAGAATTCAGCCCAACCAATTAAGATCAGTAAATGGTGA
- a CDS encoding DUF2834 domain-containing protein, which translates to MMRFGLSVLWISVLVYAFVFAPPNQPGTTDLIVRLSVGDWDGINPAVSALFSVMGIWPMIYAAIALIDGHQQQAKAWPFVVASFGTGAFAILPYLIWRSPNPTFNGAKNWLLKLLDSRWLGLGLLLSSLGLVAFGLIAGDWSDFWQQWRTSRFIHVASLDFCLLWGLFPVLLGDDMARRGLKQPAWFWVVVLLPLIGAAAYLTLRPPLPEEQIGLAETPV; encoded by the coding sequence ATGATGCGCTTTGGTTTATCTGTCCTCTGGATTAGTGTTCTAGTTTACGCTTTTGTGTTCGCACCGCCCAATCAGCCGGGCACTACTGATTTGATTGTGAGGCTTTCTGTGGGTGACTGGGACGGCATTAATCCAGCTGTTTCAGCCCTGTTTAGTGTCATGGGAATCTGGCCCATGATCTATGCTGCGATCGCACTGATCGATGGCCATCAGCAGCAGGCAAAAGCTTGGCCTTTTGTAGTGGCCTCCTTTGGGACGGGGGCCTTTGCGATTTTGCCATACCTAATTTGGCGATCGCCCAACCCGACTTTTAACGGGGCTAAGAACTGGCTGCTGAAGCTGCTAGACTCTCGCTGGTTGGGACTGGGGCTGCTGCTCTCCTCTTTGGGGCTAGTGGCCTTTGGCCTGATTGCGGGGGACTGGAGCGACTTTTGGCAGCAGTGGCGCACCAGCCGCTTTATCCATGTGGCCAGCTTAGACTTTTGCCTGCTGTGGGGGCTGTTTCCGGTGCTGCTGGGAGATGACATGGCCCGGCGGGGGCTCAAGCAGCCTGCCTGGTTTTGGGTAGTAGTGCTGCTGCCGTTAATAGGGGCGGCAGCCTATCTAACGCTACGGCCCCCTTTACCGGAGGAACAGATCGGGCTGGCAGAAACTCCCGTTTAG
- the hflX gene encoding GTPase HflX, protein MDTIYGQLQGLKPSQLKQLQRLYYQRLPGDRITTPEFAQRLAAISTEINQPVCAYFNRRGQVIRIGVGTPRQTQIPPLELPRYGAERLSGIRCVATQLKAEPPSHSVLTAMALQRLDALVLITLTGGGFERRGGGATGYVQETYLAHLVAHPEERWTVSPPLSLDILTQQDFLELAEGLEEEFRKQFIARQVDADHDRVLIVGMMTAKQSKQQFQNRIMELERLVESAGGDVLDRLHQRRERPHPQTVLGAGKVQEVSLAAQTLGANLIVFDRDLSPTQVRNLENQIGIRVVDRTELILDIFAQRAKSGAGKLQVELAQLEYQMPRLTGRGQAMSRLGGGIGTRGPGETKLETERRAIQRRIARLQQEVNQLQAHRARLRQRRQHQEVPSLAVVGYTNAGKSTLLNALTNSEVYAADQLFATLDPTSRQLTVLDPDTHAPRSLILTDTVGFIEDLPPPLMDAFRATLEEVTEADALLHVVDLSHPAWQAQIHSVMGLLQQMPITPGPILLVFNKLDDVGSDELAIAQEEYPQALFISATQRLGLETLRQKLLQLVDYAVSV, encoded by the coding sequence ATCGATACGATCTATGGTCAGCTGCAGGGACTCAAACCCAGTCAGCTCAAACAGCTTCAGAGGCTCTACTACCAGCGACTGCCGGGCGATCGCATTACCACTCCAGAATTTGCCCAGCGGTTAGCCGCGATCAGTACAGAGATTAACCAGCCAGTCTGTGCCTATTTCAACCGTCGGGGGCAGGTGATTCGCATTGGTGTGGGCACCCCACGCCAAACCCAAATTCCACCCTTAGAGCTACCCCGCTACGGAGCCGAGCGTTTATCGGGTATTCGCTGTGTCGCTACCCAGCTCAAGGCTGAACCACCCAGCCACAGCGTCCTCACCGCAATGGCCCTGCAGCGGCTCGATGCTCTAGTGCTGATCACGCTAACGGGGGGAGGCTTTGAACGGCGCGGAGGCGGCGCAACCGGCTATGTGCAGGAAACCTACTTGGCTCATTTGGTAGCCCATCCTGAAGAGCGCTGGACAGTCTCGCCACCTCTCAGCCTAGATATATTAACCCAGCAGGACTTTTTAGAGCTGGCAGAAGGGCTAGAAGAGGAGTTTCGTAAGCAGTTCATTGCCCGTCAGGTTGATGCTGACCACGACCGGGTGTTAATTGTTGGCATGATGACGGCCAAACAAAGCAAGCAGCAGTTTCAGAACCGAATTATGGAGCTGGAGCGGCTGGTTGAAAGCGCCGGGGGCGATGTTCTCGATAGGCTGCACCAGCGGCGAGAGCGGCCCCATCCCCAAACGGTTTTGGGAGCTGGAAAGGTGCAGGAAGTGTCTTTGGCGGCTCAGACCCTAGGCGCTAACCTGATCGTGTTTGACCGAGATCTGTCTCCCACCCAGGTGCGTAACCTGGAAAATCAGATCGGCATTCGCGTGGTAGACCGCACTGAGCTGATTTTGGATATTTTCGCTCAGCGGGCCAAGAGCGGAGCGGGCAAACTTCAGGTGGAGCTGGCTCAGCTTGAGTACCAGATGCCCCGGCTAACCGGACGCGGGCAGGCGATGTCTCGACTGGGCGGCGGCATTGGCACCCGAGGCCCCGGTGAAACCAAGCTAGAAACCGAGCGGCGAGCGATTCAGCGGCGCATCGCCCGACTGCAGCAGGAGGTCAACCAGCTCCAGGCTCACCGAGCTCGGCTGCGGCAGCGGCGACAGCACCAGGAGGTGCCCTCTCTGGCCGTGGTGGGCTATACCAACGCGGGCAAGTCTACACTGCTCAATGCGCTGACCAATTCTGAGGTCTACGCCGCCGACCAGCTCTTTGCCACCCTCGATCCAACCTCCCGCCAGCTCACGGTGCTCGACCCCGACACCCACGCCCCGCGCAGCCTTATCCTGACCGACACAGTGGGCTTTATTGAGGACCTGCCGCCGCCGCTAATGGATGCCTTTCGGGCCACTCTAGAGGAGGTCACCGAGGCCGATGCGCTGCTGCACGTAGTTGATCTATCGCACCCGGCCTGGCAGGCGCAGATCCACTCAGTGATGGGGCTACTGCAGCAGATGCCGATAACGCCCGGCCCCATCTTGCTGGTGTTTAACAAGCTAGATGACGTGGGCAGCGATGAGCTTGCGATCGCACAAGAAGAATACCCCCAAGCTCTCTTTATCTCCGCCACCCAGCGCCTCGGCCTAGAAACCCTACGGCAAAAGCTGCTGCAGCTCGTAGATTACGCTGTCAGCGTATAG